TGGGAGGCGCAGAGGGATGCCAAAAAATGTCGACGCGTGGAAGTGGACCCCAACGGGGCGTTGTTCCGGCTGTGCGACGATCAATGGGCCATCGGGGATGGCCGGACGTGGAAGGTGGTGGACACCGCGAAAGGAGCGATACCGGCGGGCATGTTCACCGCCGCTGGCGATTCCACCGTGTGGTTCCATCGCAACGGGCTGAAGGTCTGGGTGAAGGGGCGGACGGTTGACTTTCCGATCTTGGCGTCTTCGATTCCTCCCGACGTGCGGGCCATCGGAGCCCTCGACGACGGCCGGGTTGCGATGGCGGGTCCGGGCTTTTTCGCGATCCGCGATCGTTTCTCCCTCTCGGAGGTGGGGGTGGGAATCGGAACCGGAGCAGCTCGCGCACCGCGATTGACGGGGGCGGCGGTCTGGAGGAACGGACGACTGGAATTGTCGGGATTGCCGATCGGAGCAAGCGTTCGGTTGGGCTTGTACGGTACGGATGGACGGATCCATTCCCGCGCGACCGTGGTGTCGGACGAATCCGGTCGCGCAAGCCTGTCCAAGGTCGTGGCGGCGGGCAAGACCCTGCGCATCCGTGTGGAACCGCAAGGTTTCCCTGCTTGGTCGGCGAGCGTGGTAGGCTTTCCCTGACCTGGGTCCTTTCCGATTCGGAACGCTCCATCGCCAGGAGGACATTCCGGGGCTGGGTGGGCGAACGCAGAGATCGCAAGATGGATCTGAAAATCCCCTAAGACGCCGCCACCAAGTTCTCTGTAACCACGGAGCCTGCTTGGGCGTCTCCACATCCATGCAAACAGACTCTCCCATTTCCTACTGGTTGCCCGTCGACGAACACCTGGCCTTGGGCGCCCAGCCCGACCAAGCGGGCATCGATTGGCTCGCCTCGCAGGGGTACACCCTGGTGATGAACCTCAACACGCCCACGGCCAGGAACTTCTGGCCAGGCGAGGCCGCGCACGTGCAGCAAACGAAGATGCACTACGTGCACTATCCTTTGGACTGCTCGGAGCTGACTCCAGAGAAATACGAGTTGCTGCGCGGAGTGCTCGCGTCGCATCGCCAGGGGAAGGTGTTCCTCCATTGCGCGATGAACGTCAAGAGTTCCGGGATGGCGCACATCTGGCGCGTCAAGGAGTTGGGAGAGGATCCACAGGAGGCGAGAGCCTCGTTGGCGCACACTCCTGGACACGAGCCGAAATGGGAAGCCTATTGGGAGAAGATGGGGGCGTGATGGAAATCATACAGGCAGGCGAATCCACCGATGCGGGTCGATTCGATCGATTGGCCAAGGAGTGGGACGTGGCGCCCATTCACTTGGACCGCACCCGCGACGTGGCCGATCTCATGAGACACAAGTTGGCCATGTCCGGCCGGACCGCCCTGGAGGTCGGTGCGGGGACGGGTTTGCTGTCGTTCGCCCTGGCGGCGAATCTTGGACAGATCTTGGCGACGGATCCTTCGGAAGGCATGGTGGGAGTCCTGAAGGGCAAGATCGAGACGAGCGGGATCGAGAACATCCAGGCCTTGCGCGCCGACGATTCCCTGGAAGGTGTGGCGGGTCCGTTCGATCTGGTCATGTCGCAGATGGCGCTCCACCACATCGGCGACATCGATGCCTTCATCCGTCGGGCGTTCTCGATGATCGCTCCCGGCGGGGATTTCGCGATCGCCGATCTCGATACGGAAGACGGGTCGTTCCACCCTCCGGAGGTGACCGGTGTGCACCACGGCTTCGACCGGGAGGATCTGGGAGGCAGACTGGCGCGGGCGGGATTCGAGGAGATCGATTTCGAGACGGTCCACGTCATGCGACGCACGGTTGGAAGTGAGGTCGTCGAATTCCCGATCTTCCTTTGCCTGGCGAAAGCTCCTCGGTCGCATTCGTTGACGTAATTTGTCAGGGGATGGAGACGCGGTCCATTCCTGCGCGTTTCCAGGTTCGTCGCGCGCTCGTTCGACGGTCGAGGAGTTGCCCGTTGCAATGGATGATGATATGATCAACTTATGTTTCGCGATCCGGCCCGATAAAAGAGTGCCGGATGCGTTACTGTGAATAGTTGCCGATCATCCGATTGCCTTTCAAAGGCGGGGATTACCCCATGAAACCGACAAAAGCATTCCTGACTCTCTGCTCCGTGCTGACATTTCTTGTAGGTGGAAAGACCGCCTGCGCAGCGGCGGAACCAAGGATCTACCTCAGAGGGACCTTCGCTCCCTTCGCGATGTGCATGGCCAACATGTCCATTGCCAACCAGGTCTCCTTCGCGGAAAAAGTCGGATTCACCGGCATGGGCCTGTCGGGGATGGTGAAATACCAGGTCAACCAAGCGGTGAACCTTCCGCAGGTCGTCTCGGGGAAATTCAAGATCCCGAGCGTGCTTTGGTATTCGAACATCAACGAGCCGATCAACGTTCCATGGTTGGATAGCATCCTGGACGACGCGAAGAAGGTCGACATGGCCGTCTGGATGGTCTCGGGGGGGAACAAGAACCGGTTGGACTCCACCAAGTCGCTGGCTGTCTCGAGACTGAAGGTCGTCGCCGAAAGGTGTCGCGCGAAGGGCGTGCGAATGGTGCTGTATCCGCATCTGGGAACCGCTTTCGAAACCGCCGAGGACGGGATGGAAGCGCTGGACAGCTTGCGTCGGCACGGATACTCGGAGGTCAAGCTTTCCATCCACCTCTGCCACGAGGTCAAGAAGGGAAATGGTGGCCGAATCGCGTCCATCGTGTCCAAGGTGGCCCCATATCTTGCCATGGCGACCGTCAATGGCGCGGATTCGAACACCTACCGGCTCAACGACGGATGGGCCACTGCGATCATGCCGCTGGACGCGGGAACCTACGATCCGAAGGTGTTCCTCAAAGCGCTTTCTCAAGCGAAATTCGATGGACCCATCGAGCTGCACACCTACGGTCTGAAGAGTCCTGTCGACCCGGCCTACGATGGCCATTTCGAGCGTTCCCTGGCCCGCTGGAACGAGTGGGTTACCAATGTCCCACCTGTCGAGGCCTCGGCCTCGCCTGCGCCGTTGGGCACGGATCTTGTCGCGTACGCGATCTGCATGGCGGGCCAGTCGATCGCCAACCAGGTGGGATTCGCGGAAAAGGCCGGCTACACCAGCATCGGGTTGGCGGGCATGATCCAATATCAGCTCGCCCAGGCGGCATCTCTTCCGCAGATTGCCACGGGGAAGGTGCGGATCCGCAACGTGCGGTGGTACTCCTCCATCCGGGACACGCTGGACACGGTCTGGCTCGACGCGGTCCTGGCCGACACCAGGAAATTGGGCGCGAGCGTCTGGATGGTTTCCGGCGGAAACAAGGACAAGTCCGACGCGACGAAATCGATCGCGATCTCCAAGCTCCGCCGCGTCGCCGACCGCTGCAAGGTCGCTGGCGTCCCGCTCGTGGTCTATCCGCACCAGGGCACGTTGTTCGACGGCGTGGAGGAAGGCCTCGCCGCTCTTGACAGTTTGCGTCGATGGGGCCACCCCGAGGTGGGGATTTCCATGGACTACTCCCACGAATTGGCCAGAGGCAACCAGCTGAGGATTCCGGCCCTGGTCGCGAAAGCCGCGCCCTATCTGGCCATCGCCACGGTGAGCGGTGCCGATGTCGACGGTGCCGGGGTGGTGAAGCCGCTCGACCAGGGGACGCTCGAGATCGCGCCCTACCTCGATGCGCTGGCGACCGCAGGATTCAGCGGCGCCGTACAGCTCCAGACGGCGGGCCTTCCGAGCCCCGCAGACGCCAACTACGACGGACACCTGGAGCGATCGCTCACCCGATGGAACCGGATCGTCGCGCCCGTCGTGGACCATCGCCTGCCCATCGAGGGGGACCTGGTGCCGTTTGCCACATGCATGGCCACCCAGTCGGTGGCTTCGCAGGTCGAGGCTTCCTCCAAGGCGGGCTATTCCGGCATCGGATTGGCCGGACTGATCCGCTACCAGATGGATCAACTCGCGGTGCTTCCCCAGGTGGCTTCCGGGGCGTTCCGTGTGCGAAGCGCCATGTGGTACACCTCGATCCAGGATGCGTTGGACACCGCGTGGTTGGATGGCGTGCTGGTCGCCGCGAAGAAGATGGGGACCTCCATTTGGATGGTGTCCGGCGGGAATCGCGACAAGAGCGACGCGACCAAGTCGGTGGCGATCGCGAAGCTCCACAGGGTCGCGGATCGTTGCAGGAACGCGGGGGTCGACCTTGTCGTCTACCCGCATCTGGGAACCCTGTTCGACGGCGTGGAGGATGGGTTGCAGGTCCTGGACAGTTTGCGTCGGTTGGGGCATCCGGAGGTCAGGATATCCCTCGATCTTTCGCACGAATTGACCCGCGGTGGGATGGACAGGATCCTTCCCATGGTGGAGAAGGCGGGGCCGTCCCTGGGCATCGCCACGATAAGCGGTGTCGATGCGGGAGGAAAGATCCGGGCTCTGGACGAGGGGAGTCTGGCTGTCGGCGGCTATCTGGAGGCCTTGGTGAAAATCGGGTACAAAGGGCCGATTCTCCTCCATACTTCCGGTCTTTCCAGTCCGTTCTCGGCGAGCTACGACAACCACCTCGCGCGTTCGTTGGCCAAGTGGCAGGAATGGGTTCGGCCTGTGGGTTCGAATGCGCTTCCTGCGCTGAAGGAGGAATCGGCCTCCGCGATGCGGGATGGGAAGACCGCTGCGCGCGTCCACTGGCAAACGGAATTCGGCAGGGTGCGTGTCCATGCTCCGGAAGGCTCCACGACTCGCCTGTTCTCGCTCGATGGACGGGAGATCCCCGGTGTCCAGGAATCCGCTGGAGTTTGGGTTTTCCCCGCTCGGGGGGTCGGTAATCGCCTTCTTCGGGTCCACGGCCCCGCCGGGATCGTGTCCGCGATGGTGCCCGCCTTGTAGCGTCCTACCTTTTGGCCATGTCCTGCGATTTGAAATCGAAATCGATCTTGTGCGGTTTGGTCCTTCTGTCGGTCGCCGGGTGCGGGAAGGCCGACTCTCTCCCGATTCCGCTGAAAGGAAGCTTTGTTCCTTTCGCCATGTGCATGGCGGATGTGCCAGCCAACCGACAAGTGGAGACCGTCAAGAGGATGGGGTTCCATGGTCTGGGGCTTGCGGGAATGGATGCGGCCAAGATCGCCGAATTTGCCCGGCTTCCGGAGGTGCGATCGGGAGAATTCAGGATTCCGAGCGTCCTCTGGTACTTCCCCGTCCTGGACACCATCCGGGTTCCCTGGCTGGACAGCATCCTGGAGGATGCCCATCGGATGGACATGGCCATCTGGATGGTCGCTTCCGCCCAAGGGCGTCGCGACGGTTCCGTGCGTTCCCGGGCGGTCGAACAGTTCGCAGCGGTGGCCGAGCGCTGCCGCGCCAAGGGCGCCCGGCTGGTGGTGTATCCGCATGCGGGCACCTTGATCGAGACGGCCGAGGAGGGTTTGTGGATGCTCGACAGTCTTCGTCGCCTGGGGTACCCCGAGGTCCGGACTTCCATCCACCTCTGCCACGAATTGAAGATGGGAAACCGGAGCCGGTTGCCGGAAATCGTCGCGAAGGTGGCTCCGTTCCTCGCCTTGGCTTCCGTGAGCGGAGCCGACAAGTTCACCAACCTCAGGGGCTCCGAATGGGTCACCGCGATCAAGCCTCTCGATGAAGGATCCTACGATGCGAGGATCTTCCTTCGCGCCCTCTCCCAGGCGGGCTATTCGGGTCCGATCGAATTGCACACCTATGGGCTGAAGAGTCCGGAATCACCGCAATACGATCGCCATCTGGAGCGATCCTTGGCCAAATGGAAGGCGTGGGTCGTTCAGCCGTCTCCCTGAGAGGGATCGAGCACCGGTCAAGGCTTGGTGGAGATCGCCTTGCCCGAATCCGCAAGGAAGAAGGCGAAGAGCTTGACATCCTCCTTGCCCACCGCGATCCCGTTGTGGAGCGTGTTGACGACTTCGGCGAAGGCCTGCCCGCTCGTGTATTCGTTGCGGGTGGAATCCGCCAGCACCACTTGCAGCTTGCCCTGGAGCACGTAGGCGAATCCCGAATGGGCGTGCCGGTGCCAGCCGGTGGATGCCCCCGCGGGGATGGTCACTTCCACACCCACCACCTCGGCCGAATCGCGGGGGAAGTCGAGCTTGCCGCCGGCGGAGGTCCGGGAGGTCCGCAAGGCCTGTTTGACGGAAACCGTCTTGGAATAGGCTTCATGCCCTTCCTTGGCCAAAAGGGGGGAGACCAGAAGGGAAAGCGAGATCGCGATGCGCGCAGGTAGGGTCTTCATGGGAAGGGAACTTGCCAATTTCCGGCGGATCCGGCAAGTGCGCGAGGGTGTCTAGATGTAGTTCACCAGGGAATTCTGGATCACCTTGGCTCCCACCCGCAGGGCCGCGTCGAACACCGTCTGGCGGTTCTGGTAGTCGCTGACCACTTTCGTGAAATCGATCTCCTCGACTTCGGAGGTCTGCTTGGCCACCACCAGCGCATCCGACCGATTCTGGTCTTGCGTGTTCTGCAGGCGATTGGAAACCGAACCCGCCACGGTCTGCGCCTTCAGCAGTTGTTCCAACGACGACTGCAATCCGGCCATGGAGCTGCGGATCTTCGCCTGGTCGTTGGTGTGGAGCCCCTGCATCACATCGATCAAGGTGTCGAACACGGACCCGCCACGTGCCGAGTCGCCGAAGGCCGTGGAGGCGGTCACGTTGACCTGGACGGTGTTGTTCTGTTGGACTTCCCGCAGGACCTGGCCGGACATGTCTTCTTCGCTGCGGCGGATCCAGTCGAATTCCATCTGGATGCCGGCACCCGCCGCCAGCGCGGTTGCGGCGCCGGTCAGAAAACGGACCTCGCCGTTTCTGTAATCCACCGTGTAGTCGGTTCCTTCGGTGAGCCCCGGAATCGAGAGCGTGCCGGGCATGATGTCGTAGGCGGCGGGGTTTCCCGTGGCGGTATTGGAATCCATCTTGGTGGTGTCGCGCAACCGGACGGTGGCGGGAACCGCCGCCAGCGAGGTGCCGTTGGCGTTGGCGACGTTGGTCAGGGTGTCGGTGCCGTGCTCGAGGCTGAACGGAGGCATGTCCGTCTGCGTGCCGCTGAAGATGTATTCGCCCTTGAGCATGGTGGAAGCGATGGACAACATCTGGTCGGCCAGCACCCGCACTTCGTTTCGCAGGTATTCGCGTTGGATGTCGGTGTACGTTCCGTTGGCACCCTGGATGGCCAGCTCGTTGGCGCGCTGCATGGAGTCGTTGCCGTTTTTCAAGGCGGTGTCGGCGGTGGAAAGCCACGCCTGGCCGTCCTGCATGTTGCGGTAGTACTGGTCGTAACGCGACGTCTGCGAACGCAGGCGCAGGGCCTTGGAAGTCCCCACGGGGTCGTCGGAGGGCTGGTTGATGGACTTTCCGGTGGAGATCTGCGTCATGATCTCGTTCAGACGCACGCCGTTGGCCTGGATTCCCTGCTGGACATCCGTGTTGATCATCGTGGCCGTGATGCGTGTCATGGCGTGTCTCCTTCTTCTACTGGATGCTCATCAGCGAATCCATCATCTGCGAGACGGTGCTGATGTACTTGGCCGAGGCTTGGTAGCAGTTCTGGAACCTCACCATGTCGGCGAGTTCCTCGTCCATCGAAACACCCGAGGTTTCGTCGATGCGTTTTTGCAGGTAGGTCTGGAGGTTCGTGGAAGTCTCCAGGGTGTCCGCTGCCTTCTTCTTTTCCGCGCCGAGTTCGCCAACCATGGTGGCGTACGAGTCGCCGATGGTGCTGCGGAACACGCCGGTCTTGTCGGGATTGGACAACAGGGCTTGCGCGAGCTGCCCGATCTTGAGGGCGTTCTTGCCGTCTCCCTGGCCGTTGTAGTTCTGGATCGTGTAGCGGAAATCGACGGTGATGGCCGTACCGGGCAGCAGCGTACCGGGATTGTTGAACCGGATCTGGCCGGTGCGGTAATCCACCGTGTAGTCTTCGCCGGATCCCTCCACCAAGGTCGCCGAAGGCGGTCCCACGGTGCGGATGATGACGGAATCTGACGAGAGGTTGCGGTAGTCGGGATTGACCGTGTTGGCCAAATCCAGGACGGCGCCCGCCGCGGGGATGACCTGGTTGAGAGGCGCGCCCAGCGAACGCGATGTCCCACCCATGGCGGCGGCGATGTTGGAAACATCCGCCCGCACGAAGGTGGAAAGCTTGATACTGGTGGCACCGGCCGTTGCCGGATCGAAGAAGTCCGCACCGGTGAACCCGCTGAGGGTGTAGCCCTGCTTGTGCTGATCGTTCACGGAAGTGGCGATGGTGCGGGCGAGTTCGTCCAGGGCAGCCTGGTAGCGGGGGATGACCTCGTCGCGGGCCTGCATCAGGCTGGCGAGCTTTCCGCCGGGCGGGTCGTAGGGTTGGCGCGTGCTGGAGACCACCAGGCTCGCCTGGCTCATTTCCTTGCCATCGGAGAGCGTGATCTGGCTGCGGGCGATCTTGAGCGGGTAGCTGCCCGCGGGGCCCACCAGCAGGTTTCCGCCCGAGGTGATCAGGTAGCGGCCTTGCGCGTCCTCGGAGTAGGAGACCTCGATGTACTTGGACAGTTCCTTGAACTTCTCTTCCCGCTGGTCGCGGGTGTCGTTGGCCCGTTGGCGCGCACTGCCCACCTCGGCGTTGGCGATCGCTTCGTTGTCTTCGCTGATGCCTTGCAGGAGCTTGTTGATCTCGCCCACGCCATCGACGATTTCGTCGTTTTTCTGGTTCAACAGAACATTGAACTGCTCGCCCAGGTCCTGGAACCTTCCGGCCAAGGCGGAGCCTGAATCCGATACCGCCTGGCGCGCGGTGCGGTCGGATGGGTTGTTGGCCAGGTCCTGCCAGGAGGCCCAGAATTTTTCCAGGAAGGTGTTCAGCCCGGAGTCGGCAGGTTCTGTCAGGATGTTCTGGATCGCCTGGAGGGACTTGTCCAGTTCCTCGCGGCCGCCCTTCTGCGTGCTGACTTCCTGCATCTGGCGATCCAGAAGGTCGTCGCGCATGCGCTTGATGCTCACCACGTCCACGCCGAAGCCCATCTGGCCCAGGCCCTGGTCCACGCGGACTCCGGCCTCCAGGTTCAGACGCTTGCGGGTGTACCCGGCCGTGTCCGCGTTGGTCACATTCTGTCCAACGAGGTCCAGGGACGTCTGCGAGGCCGCGAGCCCGCGGGTGCCCATGTTGATGAGGTCGAACAGCGACATCAGGCGCTCCAGGCTCTTTGGAAAACAGGAACGGCGGTGCCGGTGGTGCGGCGCCCTCCGGCCACGTAGGCGGCGGGCGGTCGGGAGGCGGCGGTGGCCTGGGCTCTCACCAACTGGAGGCTGGTTTCGGTGATCTTCCAGCCGATTTCCGCGACGCCGCGGACACGGCTTGCCAGTTGGGCCGCTTCCACGATGGTCGCGCGCAGTCGCAAGCCTCGTTCGCGCAATCCTTCGCCTTCAGGTCCCAGGCATCCGACCAGGATCTCCAATCGCGGTGGAGGGTCCGCTTCCAAGGCGAGATCCGAGGCGAGGTCCATGGTGGTGCGAAGGCGCACGTCTTCGTCCTCGTCGATGCGAAGGAGGACTCCTTCCATCGGCTCCAGCAGCGCTTCCGCCTTGGACAGGCGGTTGGCGACCAGATGTCCGTGGTGCTCGGTGGCCAGCCGGATCCAATCGCGGTTGGCCAGTTCCAGCCGTTCCAAGCAGGCTTCCAGCACATTCAAGGAATGAGGGCGATTCATGAGGGGCCTCCCGAGAGCTGGGCGCGCTTGGCCAGCACTTGCTTGACATAGGAGCGGGTTTCGGCGTACGGAGGGATCCCCCCGTGATGCTGCACCGCGCCAGGACCGGCGTTGTAGGCGGCCAAGGCCAATTCATCGGAACCGAACCGATCCTTCATCTGTGCCAGATAGCGGCTGCCGCCCAGGATGTTCTGGGTCGGATCGTGCGGATCCACTCCCAGTTCCTTGGCGGTGGCGGGCATCAACTGCATGGGGCCGATCGCCCCTTTGGGAGAAATCGCGTCGGTCTTCCCGCGGCTTTCCGTGTGGATCACCGCCCGGATGAGGGATTCGTCCAAGCCGGTATCGGAGGCCGCCTGGCGAACCGCCTGGTCCAGGCTGGTCCCGCGTGCCGGGGCGTAGGCGCTGGAAGCCCTGCTAGGTGCGACCGGTTCGGTGGCGCGGTCGAGTGCGGAGGGATCCTTCAAAAACTGTGGATAGAGGATTTTGGCCAGCCCCATCCCGCCTTGGTGGGCGACTTGGTCGGCCATCCCGTCCCAGGCCATGTCGGTCATCTGGGTGGTGGAGTCGGGGGTTTCCCCCTCGGATTCGGTGAGGATGGCGGAGGCCTTGCGCATGGATTGGAAGATCTGGCGCATGAAGATGGCCTCGAAGTCCTGGGCCGCCTTCCAAGCTTTCTTCTCGATTTCTGTGCTCGGTGCCTTGGGGCTTTGGACGATGGCTGGAATCGACATGAGGCCTCCCTTCTCTCCGGGGAGGAAAGCGAAGCCGGTGCCAAGCTCCGTTTTGGGCTTCACAGCCAGATCGCACCAGGGGAGGGGGAAAA
This DNA window, taken from Fibrobacterota bacterium, encodes the following:
- a CDS encoding class I SAM-dependent methyltransferase, producing the protein MMEIIQAGESTDAGRFDRLAKEWDVAPIHLDRTRDVADLMRHKLAMSGRTALEVGAGTGLLSFALAANLGQILATDPSEGMVGVLKGKIETSGIENIQALRADDSLEGVAGPFDLVMSQMALHHIGDIDAFIRRAFSMIAPGGDFAIADLDTEDGSFHPPEVTGVHHGFDREDLGGRLARAGFEEIDFETVHVMRRTVGSEVVEFPIFLCLAKAPRSHSLT
- a CDS encoding sugar phosphate isomerase/epimerase, whose protein sequence is MKPTKAFLTLCSVLTFLVGGKTACAAAEPRIYLRGTFAPFAMCMANMSIANQVSFAEKVGFTGMGLSGMVKYQVNQAVNLPQVVSGKFKIPSVLWYSNINEPINVPWLDSILDDAKKVDMAVWMVSGGNKNRLDSTKSLAVSRLKVVAERCRAKGVRMVLYPHLGTAFETAEDGMEALDSLRRHGYSEVKLSIHLCHEVKKGNGGRIASIVSKVAPYLAMATVNGADSNTYRLNDGWATAIMPLDAGTYDPKVFLKALSQAKFDGPIELHTYGLKSPVDPAYDGHFERSLARWNEWVTNVPPVEASASPAPLGTDLVAYAICMAGQSIANQVGFAEKAGYTSIGLAGMIQYQLAQAASLPQIATGKVRIRNVRWYSSIRDTLDTVWLDAVLADTRKLGASVWMVSGGNKDKSDATKSIAISKLRRVADRCKVAGVPLVVYPHQGTLFDGVEEGLAALDSLRRWGHPEVGISMDYSHELARGNQLRIPALVAKAAPYLAIATVSGADVDGAGVVKPLDQGTLEIAPYLDALATAGFSGAVQLQTAGLPSPADANYDGHLERSLTRWNRIVAPVVDHRLPIEGDLVPFATCMATQSVASQVEASSKAGYSGIGLAGLIRYQMDQLAVLPQVASGAFRVRSAMWYTSIQDALDTAWLDGVLVAAKKMGTSIWMVSGGNRDKSDATKSVAIAKLHRVADRCRNAGVDLVVYPHLGTLFDGVEDGLQVLDSLRRLGHPEVRISLDLSHELTRGGMDRILPMVEKAGPSLGIATISGVDAGGKIRALDEGSLAVGGYLEALVKIGYKGPILLHTSGLSSPFSASYDNHLARSLAKWQEWVRPVGSNALPALKEESASAMRDGKTAARVHWQTEFGRVRVHAPEGSTTRLFSLDGREIPGVQESAGVWVFPARGVGNRLLRVHGPAGIVSAMVPAL
- a CDS encoding sugar phosphate isomerase/epimerase, whose amino-acid sequence is MCGLVLLSVAGCGKADSLPIPLKGSFVPFAMCMADVPANRQVETVKRMGFHGLGLAGMDAAKIAEFARLPEVRSGEFRIPSVLWYFPVLDTIRVPWLDSILEDAHRMDMAIWMVASAQGRRDGSVRSRAVEQFAAVAERCRAKGARLVVYPHAGTLIETAEEGLWMLDSLRRLGYPEVRTSIHLCHELKMGNRSRLPEIVAKVAPFLALASVSGADKFTNLRGSEWVTAIKPLDEGSYDARIFLRALSQAGYSGPIELHTYGLKSPESPQYDRHLERSLAKWKAWVVQPSP
- a CDS encoding cupin domain-containing protein, with amino-acid sequence MKTLPARIAISLSLLVSPLLAKEGHEAYSKTVSVKQALRTSRTSAGGKLDFPRDSAEVVGVEVTIPAGASTGWHRHAHSGFAYVLQGKLQVVLADSTRNEYTSGQAFAEVVNTLHNGIAVGKEDVKLFAFFLADSGKAISTKP
- the flgL gene encoding flagellar hook-associated protein FlgL codes for the protein MTRITATMINTDVQQGIQANGVRLNEIMTQISTGKSINQPSDDPVGTSKALRLRSQTSRYDQYYRNMQDGQAWLSTADTALKNGNDSMQRANELAIQGANGTYTDIQREYLRNEVRVLADQMLSIASTMLKGEYIFSGTQTDMPPFSLEHGTDTLTNVANANGTSLAAVPATVRLRDTTKMDSNTATGNPAAYDIMPGTLSIPGLTEGTDYTVDYRNGEVRFLTGAATALAAGAGIQMEFDWIRRSEEDMSGQVLREVQQNNTVQVNVTASTAFGDSARGGSVFDTLIDVMQGLHTNDQAKIRSSMAGLQSSLEQLLKAQTVAGSVSNRLQNTQDQNRSDALVVAKQTSEVEEIDFTKVVSDYQNRQTVFDAALRVGAKVIQNSLVNYI
- the flgK gene encoding flagellar hook-associated protein FlgK, translating into MSLFDLINMGTRGLAASQTSLDLVGQNVTNADTAGYTRKRLNLEAGVRVDQGLGQMGFGVDVVSIKRMRDDLLDRQMQEVSTQKGGREELDKSLQAIQNILTEPADSGLNTFLEKFWASWQDLANNPSDRTARQAVSDSGSALAGRFQDLGEQFNVLLNQKNDEIVDGVGEINKLLQGISEDNEAIANAEVGSARQRANDTRDQREEKFKELSKYIEVSYSEDAQGRYLITSGGNLLVGPAGSYPLKIARSQITLSDGKEMSQASLVVSSTRQPYDPPGGKLASLMQARDEVIPRYQAALDELARTIATSVNDQHKQGYTLSGFTGADFFDPATAGATSIKLSTFVRADVSNIAAAMGGTSRSLGAPLNQVIPAAGAVLDLANTVNPDYRNLSSDSVIIRTVGPPSATLVEGSGEDYTVDYRTGQIRFNNPGTLLPGTAITVDFRYTIQNYNGQGDGKNALKIGQLAQALLSNPDKTGVFRSTIGDSYATMVGELGAEKKKAADTLETSTNLQTYLQKRIDETSGVSMDEELADMVRFQNCYQASAKYISTVSQMMDSLMSIQ
- a CDS encoding transglycosylase SLT domain-containing protein; its protein translation is MTDMAWDGMADQVAHQGGMGLAKILYPQFLKDPSALDRATEPVAPSRASSAYAPARGTSLDQAVRQAASDTGLDESLIRAVIHTESRGKTDAISPKGAIGPMQLMPATAKELGVDPHDPTQNILGGSRYLAQMKDRFGSDELALAAYNAGPGAVQHHGGIPPYAETRSYVKQVLAKRAQLSGGPS